The genomic segment ATCTAGGAAAACGGGGTTACTTGACTCAATCCAATTGGTTAACGCGGTATTAGCTACATCACCCCTAACCCAGTAGTAGGCTTGATTAGGCTTTATGAAGCTGGGTAATTCACTCTCCTTAACGTAACCAGCCTTAACCAACGCCCATATTAAACCATCCTCAAAGAACCCACCGTAAAGTATAGGTAATGGCTTCGGTAATTTACCTAGAGCATGAGTAAGCTCCTTAACATTACTAGTAATAGTAATTAAGGCATCACAGTAATCACCCTTACCATTAACTTTAACCCAGAGTTCATTACCTTTAATGAGTAATTGAGGCTTAACCTCATTAATCAAGTACGGCCCCACATCATTCTCACTATAACAGTAGGCGGCGAGGGGAATAATCATGCAGCCGTTACCCCCTGAACCCAAGTCACCCACTGTTACGTCCCTAGTTACACCGCTTAATCTAACATCACTTAATCGTGACGACGCATGAATAATAATGTACCAGTTACCGCTTAACCCCCCATTAAATAGTTTAACCGAGTACTCGCCTTGGTTACACTCCTTAATTAGGCCCCTTGAGGCGCAGTTCCTTAAATCCAGGTTTAAACCGCAAGCCACATTTAGGCCTCTTTTCAATATTTAAACGTATTAATTAATGCATTCGAAGCCACGATAAGTTAATTAACCCTATTGATGCTTGACTTAACGTGGACCTGGAGGACTTAAGAGCATTAATGAGTATGATTAAGGCTAAGTTAATGAACAGGCCCATTGCCTTATGCGACATAGGGGATGCTGATGGCTTAACCAGTGCGGCTTTATTCCTCATGAAGTACCCAAACGGTTTAGTGGTATTCGCCCCACCAAGTAAGGTGCAGAGGGGTTGGTTATACAGGTTGATTGAGTGGGATTTCGTAGCCGACTTACCCTGTCCAGGGAAGGCCGTGATTAGGGCTGATCACCACAGGACCAATAAGCCGTGCGCCAAATTCGAGTACTATGATCCAGAGGCACCTTGCTCAGCCTACATGGCGGCTAAGGGACTTAACCTTAATGACTTGAAGGCTCAGGACCTTGTTAAGGTGGCTATAGAGACTGATACAGCTAACATAGTCTCCAGGGAGGCGGAGGAAATAGATATGGCTGCCAGGTTCTCCAGCTACAGTGAGAAGATTAGGTTGGCTAAGGCGCTGGCGCAGGGAGGGTTAATGGCGCTTAATGAGCCTTGGGTTAAGACCATTGTGGAGAGGGGGTATAGGGCTAAGGAGCTTATGTTGAAGATAGCTGATCAATTACCAATAGATAACGTGGTTAACGTATACTTTAGTGAGAGGGTAGGTAGCTTATCCTACAGGCAGTTAACGATAGAGCTTCAAAAGAGAGGGGCTGGTATGGTTAATATACTGGTTAAACTAGGTTCAAGAACCTTCAGGTATTATTGCGGAGCCGATAAGTCGAGATTCGACTGCACAAGGATAGCCTCAGCCCTGGGTGGTGGCGGGCATCCATATGCCGCTGGGGCTCAGTATAAGGCACCCTTGCTTAAGCCTAGGCAGGGCCTCGAGTTATTCATCAAAGTGCTTAAGGATAAGTTAAATATGGATAAGTTAAGCCTAGTGGAGGTGTTGAATGACACCAACGGCGTAAGCATTAGGAGGCTTCAAGTATAGTTTCATTCGCCGTCTCCTTCATTACTGGTTTTGACCGGGTTAGGTTAATATACTTGGGTTTAATTAATGACTCATGAATGAGCTTACGGATAAGGATATTGCAGTCCTAGTTCACTTAAAGAAGGCTAATGTTGATTACGGTAAATCCATTGCATTAAACACCGGGATACCTCTACAGGAGGTTTTGCAAATACTTGATAAGCTTGAATACATGGGCCTAGTGGAGAGGGTTAAGGGTGGTAAAACCCTTAAGAGGAGTGTGGCTAGGTTTAAGCTTAGCAGTGAGGTTAGGAGGCATCACGTCTACTATAGATTAAGCAGAAGCGGTGAATTACTTATCAGGGCTAGTGTTAAACGTAGTAAGCGGTAGCATCATGGTATTAGCAGGAGCTTTGTTTCACCATCCTCAATAATCACGCCTATTAGCCCCAGGTTCTTAACGTCATCACCCATCTTTTCAATAACGCTAATCGCCTTATTAAGGGAATTAGAAATCATCATTAGCTTATCCCTAATAGTACTCATTAATGCATTAAGCTCAAACAATGGAGGAGTCACATGAACATCTATTACGTAGTTGAAGTAAGTGAACCTAATGTACTCGTAAGAACCACCCCCACCCTTAGCCATTAATCTCCTCTCACCCTTAATAAGTCTCCTTACTGTGGATAACTCGGAATCAATGTAACTTAACACCTTACTCAACTGCTCCACATCACTCCTAATATCGTCAACAGCCGTCTTCGCATTGTAAAATTTCATAAAGTCAATAGGCATCCCGGTATCAACCTAATTTCAGACATTTAAGTATTCCGCATTAACGCAACTACACAGTCAGGTAACTGGCGTAGAGAGTTAGCACAGGAGGACTGTGATGGGCTGGGCCATGGTAATTGACGATGGGATCTAGGGGTCTAGCCCCCTTCTTTTCAACTCGTTAAAAACCCTACTCGCAATCTCAACAACACCCCTATACTCCCCTCCCTATTCCTTATTATCCTGGCTACAGCATCAGTGTTCACTGTGGCATATTGAATTATTATGTTCCTAAACCTAACCACGGACCTATACCTAGTGAAATCCTCGGGCTTAGGACACCGGCATCCCTAAGCCTAACACCGGCATCAATATACCCTTTAACACCGAGCCCCAGTAGTGCGGCTGCCCTCATAATAATATCAATTAAAGCCTGTGCCTGTAACTGAAGGAGATGCACTGCTGCGTTAAGTCTGTAAACATCATTAAGATCCTCAACCCTCAACTCATCAAGCAACCCTGTATGCTCCAGTATTAACTTCAACAGCCTACTTATTGTCCCCATTTACTAACCACCGCGTTGAACTGGGTTCCCAGTAGGTCTAGCTTCTCTGAATCTATAATGAAGTCTATGCAGGGTTTCAAAATCCTTAACATAATATCCAGGTACTCATCAATATCCCTCGTGTACAGGAGCTTACCCTTGCCCAGGGCGCTTGTCACTAATGTGCATGGTATAGACTCATAGTCATTGAGCACCAGTAGGTCTACATCCTCATCCCTAACACCCAGAAACCTAGCCAACGCATACTGTAGGTCTACATCCCTCTCCGCATCCTCAAGGTAAACGGCAATATCCCAATCACCCTTAACCACACCGCCCCAAGCCCTGGATCCATAAAGCACCGCGAAGACGACCCCGTAGTTACGCCATGGAAATTCCCCAAGCACAGTGAAGCATAAGGCGGTCTTTAATTTATTCTTAACTCCATGAACATAAGGTGTTGAGATTCCTTACATGGGGATTTGCGGAGGCATAATGCTTAATAAGCAGCGTCATAGTTAAAATGGATAAGTCTGGGTTAGGTCATGGCCAGTGACAGGGGACTGATGCTGAGGTGCCTTTGACTTACTGACATACAGCTTAGGTTAATGACCATGAGATCGATAGAAATATGTAAGAATTCACAGTACTAACTTCGCTTATTGAATCGACTAAGGGGTTAGTTAAGGGACTCTGGGGTCCTGAAGTAAGTCTGTTGAAGCCTTATGTCGACTTAAAGTCAATGAGCATTATTACTCTGTTGCCCTCTGTCTCATGGACTCCTTCCAAACCTGCTTCTGCCTCTCAGGTGCCTTAAGCTCCTCCGGCGTGATTGTCCTACCCATTATGGTTTGAGGAATATAAGCCCCACCGGCGAATGTGAAGCCGCATTTTGGGCATTGCCAGATACCGAAGGCAAGTCTCTTAAGCCTAACCAGTGACCTGCATTGCGGGCACCTATGCATTCCCCTTTGCTTAACCTCTATCTGAAGCACCTTCCTCCTAATCCCCATCCCGTACCTGGCGCCGAATCTACCAGTTGGTCCAACAATCTTAGTGTGACTGAATGGCACACTTCATCACCCAGCCTGCCTTTAAAAACTTTACCATAAACAGCGTCCTCCCTTATCCCATTAAACAATACTAAAAAGCCCACTGAAAACACTTCACCGTGGAGTATAGGTTATTTGGGAAGAGTGGGGTTAGGGTTTCCGCAATAGGCATGGGTACTTACTATGATCCACTGTGGATTGCAGCATCCATGATTGGTTTAAAACCCTCCAGGAATAGAAAACTGCAAGCCTTAAGGGTTGGGTTAGAGAATGGCATTAACCTAATTGATACCGCTGAAATATATGGTAGTGAACCCATTGTTGGTGAGGCTATTAGGGGGTTTAATAGGGATGAATTATTCATAGCCACTAAGGTTTGGCCAAGCCACCTTAAGTATGATTCAGTGATTAAGGCTGCTCAAGGCAGCTTAAGGAGACTTGGCGTTAAGTACATTGACCTCTACCAGATCCATTTCCCAAACAGGAGGGTACCCATTGAGGAGACTATGAGAGCTATGGAGTACCTGGTGGATAAGGGTATTGTGAGATTCATTGGCTTAAGCAACTTCAACCTGAATCAGGTAATTGAGGCTCAGCAGGCTTTAAAAAAGTATGAGGTTACCGCACTTCAATTACCCTATAGCCTAGTGGATAGGAGGATTGAGGGGGATATTATACCGTACGCTAAGAAGGAGAATATTGCCATACTATGCTACTACCCCCTGGGTCATGGTAGATTAGTGAGGGAGTTTCCAAGTGATTTAATAAACCTGGTTAAGAGTAATCATGGGGATAAGACACCTGCCCAAATAGCCTTAAACTGGATAATAAGTAAGCATGAGAACGCATTCCCAATACCCAGGGCATCTAATCCAATCCACGTAAGGGAGAACCTTGATGCAGTGGGTTGGAGGCTAAGTGAGGAGGAGATTAAGGCCATTGAGGCGTGGTTCCAGGGTAAGTAGATTAAGACTAAGGTTAAACACAGTAGGGTTATTAAACACTGGGCATTTGCATTAAGTATGAGTTACACCTTAGTTAACGTAAACGACGTTAAACCAGAGCCCCTTAATATAAAGGGTTCAGCGGGTGTGTTTACCCAATGGTTAGTTAGTAAAGGTAATGGCTCAAGTAAATACGCTGTTAGAAGGCAGTTAATTAAACCTGGAGGCAAGGCGCCGCTTCATAGGCATGCCTATGATGAAACATTCCTAGTACTAAATGGTAGAGGCGTTATGACTATTAATGGCGAATCCATTGAAGTTAAACCAGGTGTATGCGTGTTCGTGCCATCTAAGATGCCTCACTCAATAAGGAATACCGGTGACTATGACTTAGAGTTAATTACCGTAATATCTTATGAAGAGGACATGAGTATTGAGGTCCTGGAGTAGTTTACGCATATTACTTAATGTGAATCATTAGTTGGTGAACCATTTTTATAAACCACACGTAATACTCATGGTAATGCGAGTAGTAGTGATTGGTGGTGGAGCCGCCGGTATGAGTGCAGCATCAAGGATTAAGAGAATTAGACCTGACTACGACGTGGTGGTTTTTGAGTCAACTAACATAGTTAGTCACGCCCCATGTGGTATACCCTACTTCCTGGAGGGTCTTTTCAATGATGAATCACTCTTCATGCATTACACACCCGACTACTTCACTAGTGTTAGGGGTGTTAGGGTGAGGGTTAATGAGAGTGTTGTTAAAGTGGGTGATGGATTCATTATTACTAATACTGGTAATCGCGTGAATTGGGATTACTTAGTGTTAGCCACAGGATCAGTACCAAGGATCCCAAACATACCCATTAGCGGTAATAAAGTATTCACAATACACCACCCCTCCAGGGCCGTGGAGGTTAGGAGAATTCTTGATTCGGTTAATGTTATTGGTATTGTTGGTTCAGGTTACATTGGGCTTGAGGTTGCTGAGGCAATGAGGGTTAAGGGTAAGGAGGTTATTATTGTGAGTAGATCAAGTTACCCATTAAGTAGGTCACTGGATAGTGACTTAGGTGCATTAGTTACTGAGGAATTGATTAAAAGTGGGGTTAAGGTTAAGCTGAATGAGAGACTTATTGAAATAGGCAGGCAGGGTGATTCCCAGGTAATAATCACTGATTCAGGTAAATACATTGTTGATGCCGTTATTCTAGCCACAGGCATAGCACCTAATGTTGAATTAGCCAGTATGCTTAATTTAAGGATTGGGGAAACCGGGGCCGTATGGGTTAATGAACACATGGCTACGAGTAGGGAGAATGTTTACGCAGCCGGTGATGTTGCTGAGACTATTAATGTGGTGACCAATGAACCCTACTGGCATCCATTCGGCACCACTGCTAATAAGATGGGTTACACTGCTGGTAGTAATATAGCTGGCTTAAGGTTAAGATTCCCTGGGGTAGCTGGTACATCAATGACTAGGTTTATGAACATGTACGTGGCTTCAACAGGCTTAACTGAGAGTGAGGCTGTGAAGCATGGTTTAAGAGTGGCCTCCACTGTGATAAGGGCTAGGACGAGGGCTAGGTACTATCCAGGTGATGGGGAGCTTATCGTTAAATTAATCGCTGAGAAGGGTTCAGGGAGGATAATTGGTGGTCAATTCATTGGTAGTGATGGTGGACAGGTACTTGGTAGGGTTAATACATTAGCCTCATTAATATATAAGAAGGCTACAGTGGAGGATCTATTCCTAACCGACCTAGCTTACCTTCCACCTGTCACCCAGGTTTGGGACCCATTAATAATAGCTGCGCGTCAATTATTCAATAAACTGTAACACGGCATTCACATTGAGGAGACCCTTAACCTTCAGTCACATTAATTAAACAGCACCCGACACGCACTTATGGGGGTTGGTCGATTCGCCAATAGGCTTAGGGCATTCATGAATAATGCCAGGGGCCTTGGGGTTGAATTAGCGGTGGTCTCTACCCCAGTTAACATTAGGTACTTAACGGGTGCTCGTATTGAAACCTTTGAGAGGTTTGGTGCCTTACTAATATGTCTACGTAACGGGGAGTCTACATTAATAATACCTAAGCTTGATGAGGGGAAGGTTAAGGAACTTGATTTAAACTACTTAACCTACACTGACTCAGAGGGGCCTAGGGCACTTGTTGAGAGGGTTACTTCAAACTGCGGTAATGCCACTGTGGTTGGTTTTGAATCCAATGCACCCCTGAGGCATTTTTGGTTGCTTAGAAGCGTACTAGGTGGCTTTAAGGATTTGCCGATTGATGATGCATTAGTAAGCCTCAGGATTATGAAGGATGAGGAGGAGATTAGTAATATTAAGGCTGCTGTTAAGGCAATTGAGAAGGGGTTTGAGGCTGTGGAGAATTCATTAAGGGCCGGGTTAACTGAGGTTAAGCTGGCTGAGGTAATAAGAGACGTCATCTCCAGTGCTGGTGCTGAGCCAAGGGATATACTTGTTCAATCAGGTCCAAATTCAGCAATACCTCATTGGCTACCCAGCAGTAGACGCATTAGTGATAATGATGTCGTGGTTATTGACTTAACGGCAACATACAATGACTATTACGGTGACTTAACGAGAACATTCACCGTGGGTAATGTTAATGATGAGTTCATAAAAATCTATAACCTAGTTAAAAGAGCCCACGATGAAGCAATAACCGCGGTTAAGGATGGTGTCACTGGATCGTATATTGACTCAGTGGCTAGGCGTATAATAAGGGAGGGGGGTTATGGTGAATACTTCATACATAGGACTGGTCATGGAATCGGGCTTGAGGTGCATGAGGAACCATACATAAGTAGTGATTATGTTAAGGCATTACCCAGAGGCTCAGTGTTCACCATAGAACCAGGCATATATCTTCAGGGTAGGTTTGGTGTAAGGCTTGAAAGTAATGTGGTAATAAATAGTAATGGTGTTGTGGAGGTCCTTGACTCATACTGGCCAAGCATTAATCATGCTGATTAAATGCCCAGTTAACTCATCTCACTTAATGGCTTCCCGATTTTAATAATATAATATGGAGAATTACCCATTAAATTACCTAATTTTATATTTGTAAATATTATGAAAGCATTTATAAGATTTGGATAAAATTTAAAAATATGCATATATAATGAATATGTATGATTAATGTAATTCATGTGGTATTGAATCATTACGGGGATTGGACTGAGTTAACTGAGAAGTATGATGTGGTAATTGATAATCCCTACTACGTACCGGTTCAATCAATGGG from the Caldivirga maquilingensis IC-167 genome contains:
- a CDS encoding Fis family transcriptional regulator translates to MDLEDLRALMSMIKAKLMNRPIALCDIGDADGLTSAALFLMKYPNGLVVFAPPSKVQRGWLYRLIEWDFVADLPCPGKAVIRADHHRTNKPCAKFEYYDPEAPCSAYMAAKGLNLNDLKAQDLVKVAIETDTANIVSREAEEIDMAARFSSYSEKIRLAKALAQGGLMALNEPWVKTIVERGYRAKELMLKIADQLPIDNVVNVYFSERVGSLSYRQLTIELQKRGAGMVNILVKLGSRTFRYYCGADKSRFDCTRIASALGGGGHPYAAGAQYKAPLLKPRQGLELFIKVLKDKLNMDKLSLVEVLNDTNGVSIRRLQV
- a CDS encoding DUF2250 domain-containing protein; the encoded protein is MNELTDKDIAVLVHLKKANVDYGKSIALNTGIPLQEVLQILDKLEYMGLVERVKGGKTLKRSVARFKLSSEVRRHHVYYRLSRSGELLIRASVKRSKR
- a CDS encoding nucleotidyltransferase domain-containing protein; this translates as MLGEFPWRNYGVVFAVLYGSRAWGGVVKGDWDIAVYLEDAERDVDLQYALARFLGVRDEDVDLLVLNDYESIPCTLVTSALGKGKLLYTRDIDEYLDIMLRILKPCIDFIIDSEKLDLLGTQFNAVVSKWGQ
- a CDS encoding 50S ribosomal protein L37ae — protein: MPFSHTKIVGPTGRFGARYGMGIRRKVLQIEVKQRGMHRCPQCRSLVRLKRLAFGIWQCPKCGFTFAGGAYIPQTIMGRTITPEELKAPERQKQVWKESMRQRATE
- a CDS encoding aldo/keto reductase, producing the protein MEYRLFGKSGVRVSAIGMGTYYDPLWIAASMIGLKPSRNRKLQALRVGLENGINLIDTAEIYGSEPIVGEAIRGFNRDELFIATKVWPSHLKYDSVIKAAQGSLRRLGVKYIDLYQIHFPNRRVPIEETMRAMEYLVDKGIVRFIGLSNFNLNQVIEAQQALKKYEVTALQLPYSLVDRRIEGDIIPYAKKENIAILCYYPLGHGRLVREFPSDLINLVKSNHGDKTPAQIALNWIISKHENAFPIPRASNPIHVRENLDAVGWRLSEEEIKAIEAWFQGK
- a CDS encoding cupin domain-containing protein, with translation MSYTLVNVNDVKPEPLNIKGSAGVFTQWLVSKGNGSSKYAVRRQLIKPGGKAPLHRHAYDETFLVLNGRGVMTINGESIEVKPGVCVFVPSKMPHSIRNTGDYDLELITVISYEEDMSIEVLE
- a CDS encoding FAD-dependent oxidoreductase — encoded protein: MRVVVIGGGAAGMSAASRIKRIRPDYDVVVFESTNIVSHAPCGIPYFLEGLFNDESLFMHYTPDYFTSVRGVRVRVNESVVKVGDGFIITNTGNRVNWDYLVLATGSVPRIPNIPISGNKVFTIHHPSRAVEVRRILDSVNVIGIVGSGYIGLEVAEAMRVKGKEVIIVSRSSYPLSRSLDSDLGALVTEELIKSGVKVKLNERLIEIGRQGDSQVIITDSGKYIVDAVILATGIAPNVELASMLNLRIGETGAVWVNEHMATSRENVYAAGDVAETINVVTNEPYWHPFGTTANKMGYTAGSNIAGLRLRFPGVAGTSMTRFMNMYVASTGLTESEAVKHGLRVASTVIRARTRARYYPGDGELIVKLIAEKGSGRIIGGQFIGSDGGQVLGRVNTLASLIYKKATVEDLFLTDLAYLPPVTQVWDPLIIAARQLFNKL
- a CDS encoding M24 family metallopeptidase, which codes for MGVGRFANRLRAFMNNARGLGVELAVVSTPVNIRYLTGARIETFERFGALLICLRNGESTLIIPKLDEGKVKELDLNYLTYTDSEGPRALVERVTSNCGNATVVGFESNAPLRHFWLLRSVLGGFKDLPIDDALVSLRIMKDEEEISNIKAAVKAIEKGFEAVENSLRAGLTEVKLAEVIRDVISSAGAEPRDILVQSGPNSAIPHWLPSSRRISDNDVVVIDLTATYNDYYGDLTRTFTVGNVNDEFIKIYNLVKRAHDEAITAVKDGVTGSYIDSVARRIIREGGYGEYFIHRTGHGIGLEVHEEPYISSDYVKALPRGSVFTIEPGIYLQGRFGVRLESNVVINSNGVVEVLDSYWPSINHAD